One part of the Rutidosis leptorrhynchoides isolate AG116_Rl617_1_P2 chromosome 1, CSIRO_AGI_Rlap_v1, whole genome shotgun sequence genome encodes these proteins:
- the LOC139870138 gene encoding autophagy-related protein 8C-like → MFLICLKFADSNRSANMVEYSFKLDKPLEKRRAESSRIREKYPDRVPVIVERAEKSDIPDIDKKKYLVPADLTIGQFVYVVRKRINLTPEKAIFVFINNMLPPTAALMSAMYEEHKDEDGFLYMSYSGENTFGFPEF, encoded by the exons ATGTTTCTTATATGTCTGAAATTTGCAGATAGCAATCGGAGTGCAAACATGGTTGAATACTCATTCAAGCTTGACAAACCTCTAG AAAAGAGACGGGCTGAATCATCACGCATCAGGGAGAAGTATCCTGATCGAGTGCCA GTGATCGTTGAGAGAGCTGAAAAAAGCGACATTCCTGACATAGACAAAAAGAA ATATCTAGTACCAGCTGATTTGACGATTGGTCAGTTTGTGTATGTGGTTCGTAAAAGGATTAATCTTACCCCTGAGAAGGCTATCTTTGTTTTTATTAACAACATGCTACCACCAACTG CTGCTTTGATGTCTGCAATGTATGAGGAACATAAAGATGAAGACGGGTTCCTCTACATGAGCTACAGTGGCGAAAATACATTTGGATTTCCGGAATTTTAG